CAGATATAAAGGAGTATCTCAGAGAGGTTTTTGAGTTTCATTTTCAAACTACCCCTTACTGGAGAAGAGTCTCCGCAGAGCTTCGGCTGGATTTGGATTCGATATTCCAAGGAACTCTGGAGGAGATTTTCGAGAATATTTTTAATTCCGGCCTCATCGTGGAGGAGGAATACCTCCGGCACAACTGGGTGGAGTTCGTTCCCGACGGGTACACCGGGAGGATCAGGTTCTATCAATCCTCCGGAACCACCAGGGAACGGGCCATCGGCCACTGGGATAGAGAGTACCTTATCGCGGTCCGCAGGTATCTGAGGACCTCTCTCGATGAGATTTACGCCCTCGATAAAACTTACGATGAGAGCCACCGGATGAGAACGATCGCTCACGGTCCCTACGGATGGTTTCAGGAGGAGATCAGCGAGCTGGTGTGGAGCTACGGGGGTTTGCTATACTTCATAGGCATGGAAACCGATGGGCTGAAAAAAGTCTACGAAACCCAGGGATTGCCTGCGGTTTTGAAGATACTGGATCCGCTGGTCAGGTACACGAACCGCATCATGGAGCGGGACTCCATAAACACCGTACGCTCGGCGCCTCCGCTGATGACTCTCTTTGAACCGTACAGCGAGGACATCGAGACGGCGATAATCAGCGGTGTAGGTGTGAACCACGAATTCTTCGAGGCCCTGGGTGAGAAATTCGAGGGCGCAAAGCTTATACCCCTCTACGGCTATTATCTCATTGGCGATCTGATGGGCATACACAAGGGCAGGGAGTTCTGGTACTATCCCAACTACCCGTTCACGATAGTCTTCCCAATGAAGAGGGAGGGGGATGGGTACAGGATAGTGAAGCACCACGAACGCGGAAGGGTGGCCATGCTGATAGCCAGACCCGAAGTCCTGGTTGTTAAATTTGAGGACGAAACGGCGCTCAGAACCCCTCCGTATGGGCCGTTTAAATGGGACGGATTCGGAGACCCCGAAAGGAAAGTGGGGTGAGATGTGTTGGATGGCATTCATGCGTTGGTGCTTACCGAGGCCGCAATGGTCCTGATAGCGGACCTAATGGCCGCAGGATGGATATTCCGCATATACCTTCGTAATCGGAGAAGATCAGCCCTGGCCTTCTCGTTGGCGTGGATATTTGATTTCCTGGCTATTCTCTCCACAACCCTTACAAACCCCACAATTCAGATGATCGGTATACTCCTGCTGCCGGCGTTCTCTGCCTTACTCTTCTACGGTGCTGTGAGGTTCCTTGAGGAGGAGTCCATCACCGTCAGGTACAGAACTCTGGCCGTACTGGCGGTAATGCCAGTGGCGTTTATGGTATACATGGTTGGGGTGTATCTCTACACCGGAGACGCTGTGTGGACCATAACGAGCGCCGCCACCCTTGGAATAACGGGCGTGTTCGTCATAGCGGGAGGGCTCCTGTTGAGGGAGACCGAGGAGATTTACAAGAGCGCCGTTAAATACCTCTACATCAGCATAATTCTCTTTGGGCTGCACCTGATTCCCGCCGCGCTCTTTGGAATCGAGGAGTGGTACAAGGCCGTTGGTTTCACGCTCTCCACGATACTGATAGTGAGCATGGTAGTGGCCATGGTAAAGCTCACATCCTCGGAGTCATTCACGCCGCGGAGGGAAAGGGTTACTGCTCCCGTCGATCTGAAGCCGGGAGTCGTTATAGTCAACGGAAAGGAATATCAGAAGCTCAAGGAGAAGCTCAAGGACAGGCCGGTTCTGGCCTTCGTCAGGGACGTTACCCAGGTTCCGGATGGCTGGCAGTACTACTTCGTCACGACGATACCGTTCCAGGGGAGGTTCAAGAACACCATAAACCCGACAAACCTCGCCAGAATGACCGAGCTGTCGTACAAGTATCTGGAGGAGTTCGCCAGAATGGGCGACCACGGAATAATAGTCATCGACTGCCTCGAGTACCTCACCGTCTACAACTCCTGGGAGAGCCTCATGAAGTTCCTGTCGAAGCTCAGGGACTTTGTGATAATCAACAGGGGCACCTTGATACTCGTCATCGAGAAGGAGAGCCTTGAGAGCAGGCTCTACGCCCAGCTCAGGAAGCTCATGGAGTGAGACAGCTTTATATACCTCTTCTTTTAACTTTAAAATGCCCCTGCGCGAGGACCCCGGGGAGAATGAACCGGGGGGCGATGCGGGGGCTACAGCTCGGCCTCAGCGAGGTCCCCGCGGGAGGGCCTTCCGCGTTACGGAGCACGATGGCCGCGGGAAACCCAGGCCGAGCACAGTCCAGGCCCGCCTGGGTTAACCCGCCTGAGTTCGCCGTTAGGCACCGATGGGGGCGGGTGTTACGGGCGGGCCATAGACGCTTCGCCGAAACATTTTCAACGATGCCCTCTGGTGTGTTGAAAAAGTTTATTAAGTGCTAGATGAAAGAGTCACACGGAGGAGACCATGAGGATTGCGGGCAAAAACAAGTGGGAGATTCTTCTGAAGTACTATCCCCCCTGGCAGGGATACCCACCCAAGAAGAGAAGAGAGAGGAAAACGACGGAAGTCATTGAGGTATTTGAGATGTTGGGCGACCCACGGAAGCTCAGGGACATACCCGAGGACGTCCGCGCCATCCTGAAGTTCATCAGGCTGGAGTCTTTTCTCCAGGAGGCTTAGTTAGTAGAGTACGACCTCGACGGTCTCTCCTTCGAGGTACCCCTCGCTGTCCTCTGGGATTTCTATGTACCCGTTGCTCTCCACGAGCGAGCTTATTATCCCGCTGCCCTTCTTCTTGATCGGTCTGGCTTCCCCGTTCTCGTACC
The Thermococcus radiotolerans genome window above contains:
- a CDS encoding DUF835 domain-containing protein; translated protein: MLDGIHALVLTEAAMVLIADLMAAGWIFRIYLRNRRRSALAFSLAWIFDFLAILSTTLTNPTIQMIGILLLPAFSALLFYGAVRFLEEESITVRYRTLAVLAVMPVAFMVYMVGVYLYTGDAVWTITSAATLGITGVFVIAGGLLLRETEEIYKSAVKYLYISIILFGLHLIPAALFGIEEWYKAVGFTLSTILIVSMVVAMVKLTSSESFTPRRERVTAPVDLKPGVVIVNGKEYQKLKEKLKDRPVLAFVRDVTQVPDGWQYYFVTTIPFQGRFKNTINPTNLARMTELSYKYLEEFARMGDHGIIVIDCLEYLTVYNSWESLMKFLSKLRDFVIINRGTLILVIEKESLESRLYAQLRKLME